Proteins from a genomic interval of Bradyrhizobium sp. CCGB01:
- a CDS encoding SIR2 family protein: MALPPTATQISVREVLDKFEADFAPVAQAIENGEFALWVGSGISRQAPSLGGLIERAFDYLRERAVDPATTADFTPALEEALTLAEIDPVTVRARYGQPLANWPEHDAIIDRLWKKYSRVLDIRVPGKDADFVLWEAIDIREAFGHPAPPAAEHLSIAVLILEGAVQEVASANWDGFIEAAVTRLSSAVPGVMQVVVDPDQLRGPAGRAKLLKFHGCIIHATREPHLFRQYLTGSYTQIMDWPETAAFAAMRNEIVGLATTRKTLVLGLSIQDNNLQTIFTRAKAVHAWPWPCTPAAPAHVFCEDTIQLGQRDVLRLVYGDAYNNAPAALHDATLLRAWGEQVLIALVLKLLCDKLTRLMELGLGASGRGPIAGALAPALKALRDDLADRAVVPPGERNRTAFGNQAIGLWSRMLSLFRRGALPADPNAYETLSSSAPNLLAADQNALAMGLGTLGIILALLQLGRTAGHWELTPPSDATLHAGAMTARPNRPGATGRPVFLVKSAADAIALQSNGAFATDNAIVVHADDTWHRMVGSGASARRVRSAPGRTGRVGNTHVSIADLLGRSADAAGLQSGFVAEMML; encoded by the coding sequence GTGGCGCTGCCTCCGACAGCTACTCAGATTTCAGTGCGTGAGGTGCTGGACAAATTTGAAGCGGATTTTGCTCCGGTGGCACAAGCCATCGAAAATGGTGAGTTCGCACTATGGGTGGGGTCAGGAATTTCCCGCCAAGCGCCAAGCCTGGGCGGATTGATCGAGCGGGCATTCGACTATCTTCGCGAGCGCGCGGTCGACCCGGCCACGACAGCGGACTTCACCCCCGCGCTCGAGGAGGCACTGACGCTCGCTGAGATCGACCCGGTCACCGTTCGTGCGCGCTACGGACAACCGCTTGCGAATTGGCCGGAGCACGATGCGATCATCGATCGCCTTTGGAAAAAATATTCGCGTGTCCTGGACATTCGAGTACCCGGAAAGGACGCTGACTTCGTCCTATGGGAGGCGATCGACATACGGGAAGCGTTCGGCCATCCGGCGCCGCCGGCGGCCGAACACCTGTCCATTGCAGTGTTAATCCTGGAAGGCGCAGTTCAGGAGGTCGCGTCGGCCAACTGGGATGGCTTCATCGAGGCGGCAGTTACACGGCTGAGCAGCGCGGTGCCTGGTGTGATGCAGGTGGTTGTCGATCCTGACCAACTGCGCGGGCCGGCGGGCAGAGCCAAGCTGCTCAAATTCCATGGCTGCATCATTCACGCCACCCGTGAGCCCCATTTATTCCGGCAGTACCTAACGGGGAGCTATACCCAAATCATGGACTGGCCGGAAACGGCCGCGTTCGCCGCGATGCGAAACGAGATCGTCGGCCTAGCCACGACGCGCAAGACGCTCGTTCTCGGCCTCTCCATCCAGGACAACAATCTCCAGACCATCTTTACGCGCGCCAAGGCGGTGCATGCGTGGCCATGGCCTTGCACGCCGGCCGCTCCAGCTCACGTTTTCTGTGAGGACACGATCCAGCTCGGCCAACGCGACGTGCTGCGCTTGGTCTATGGCGATGCCTATAATAATGCCCCCGCCGCACTGCACGATGCGACCCTGCTCCGCGCCTGGGGCGAGCAAGTCCTGATCGCGTTAGTGTTGAAACTACTCTGCGACAAGCTCACGCGATTGATGGAGCTCGGCCTTGGGGCGTCGGGCCGTGGGCCCATCGCGGGAGCGCTCGCCCCAGCCTTGAAAGCGCTGCGCGACGACCTGGCCGACCGTGCCGTCGTTCCGCCAGGGGAGCGGAACAGGACCGCCTTCGGCAATCAGGCAATCGGACTTTGGTCGCGGATGCTCTCCTTGTTTCGGCGTGGTGCCTTGCCTGCCGATCCCAACGCCTATGAGACCTTGAGCAGTTCCGCGCCAAACCTTCTCGCGGCCGATCAAAACGCGCTGGCGATGGGACTAGGCACGCTTGGAATTATCCTCGCGCTTCTCCAACTAGGTCGCACCGCTGGACATTGGGAGCTGACGCCCCCTTCCGACGCTACGCTACATGCGGGGGCAATGACTGCCAGACCTAACCGGCCGGGCGCGACAGGCCGCCCCGTCTTTCTCGTCAAATCGGCGGCAGACGCGATCGCCCTCCAAAGCAACGGCGCTTTCGCGACCGACAATGCGATTGTCGTGCACGCTGATGACACATGGCATCGTATGGTCGGAAGTGGCGCAAGCGCTCGGCGCGTTCGGTCTGCGCCGGGCCGCACAGGCCGCGTCGGTAATACGCATGTCAGCATTGCCGATCTTCTCGGCCGCAGCGCCGACGCGGCTGGGCTGCAAAGCGGCTTCGTTGCGGAGATGATGCTATGA